A window of the Spartobacteria bacterium genome harbors these coding sequences:
- a CDS encoding transposase: MRRRRIKRDGLAYYHCMTRVVGRQMLLGEAEKEYMRLLIRRVEGFTGVRVMTYAVMTNHIHLLLEEPDRGTVVDDEELLGRMQSLYSGEEMAEIEARWMDWLVRGHDAAVLADKMRYRRRMHDISEFMKTLKHRFSFWYNRLHDRKGTLWSERFKSVLVEGGEALCTVAAYIEMNPVRAGIVIEPAAYRFCGFGEAVEGSPIARRGIMDILAQKGLAFGVERSRRWPDVKGYYSESILLYRLSKGDVFPSQQLLCRCRYFTDGQVLGSRSFVEAFFEEHRDYFGPRRRMGGRKVKGEWPSMYAIRDVGHTVSLNG; this comes from the coding sequence ATGAGAAGACGTAGGATAAAACGAGATGGGTTGGCGTACTATCATTGCATGACGCGCGTGGTGGGGCGGCAGATGTTGTTGGGTGAGGCGGAGAAAGAGTATATGCGGTTGCTGATTCGCCGGGTCGAGGGGTTTACTGGTGTGCGGGTTATGACGTATGCGGTGATGACGAATCATATTCACTTGTTGTTGGAAGAGCCTGATCGCGGAACGGTTGTAGATGATGAGGAACTGTTGGGCCGGATGCAGTCATTGTATTCGGGAGAGGAAATGGCTGAGATCGAGGCTCGATGGATGGATTGGCTGGTGAGGGGGCATGATGCAGCGGTTCTGGCAGATAAGATGAGGTATCGGCGACGGATGCATGATATCAGTGAATTTATGAAGACACTGAAGCATCGTTTTTCTTTTTGGTATAACCGGTTACATGACCGCAAGGGCACGCTGTGGTCTGAGCGATTTAAGAGTGTTTTGGTGGAAGGGGGCGAAGCTCTGTGCACCGTTGCGGCGTATATCGAAATGAATCCGGTTAGGGCCGGTATCGTGATAGAGCCCGCTGCTTATCGGTTCTGTGGTTTTGGTGAGGCGGTGGAAGGATCGCCGATCGCGCGGCGGGGGATTATGGATATTTTGGCACAGAAGGGGCTGGCATTTGGCGTGGAAAGATCGCGTCGCTGGCCGGATGTAAAGGGGTATTATTCTGAGTCAATATTGTTGTATCGTTTGTCAAAGGGGGACGTCTTTCCGTCACAGCAGCTGTTGTGTCGGTGTAGGTATTTTACAGACGGTCAGGTATTGGGAAGTAGGTCTTTTGTAGAGGCCTTCTTTGAGGAGCATCGTGATTACTTTGGTCCACGACGTCGAATGGGGGGGCGGAAAGTGAAGGGGGAGTGGCCCTCCATGTACGCTATCCGAGATGTTGGACACACTGTTTCTTTAAATGGATGA
- a CDS encoding iron-containing alcohol dehydrogenase, with the protein MEMRKLVFPEMIFGDDVLELCGTSAQRLGMKKVLLVSDQGVRSAGWTDMVMANLGHAGIPFVVHDEITANPKDNEVDLGVEIFCDAQCDGIVAVGGGSPMDCAKGIGVVVANGGRILDYEGVDRIAIPMPPLICVPTTAGSSADVSQFAIITDSRRKVKIAVISKAIVPDLALICPAPLTTMDANLTACTALDALTHAIEAYVSNASSPLTDVHALSAIRRVCQFLVPCIHAPDDMSFRSELMLASMEAGMAFSNASLGAVHAMAHSLGGAKDLPHGACNALLLEHVIRANFSYETEKYRRIARVMGVDVRQDDDGIACDKLTAAIHALRRSAGVSSSLKDYGVEEKDLQELASHAAADPCLATNPFMITIEQLKGIYRNALGS; encoded by the coding sequence ATGGAAATGCGCAAGCTGGTTTTCCCCGAGATGATCTTTGGTGATGATGTACTGGAACTATGTGGTACGAGTGCACAGCGATTAGGAATGAAAAAGGTGCTGTTGGTTTCTGATCAGGGAGTGAGGTCGGCAGGCTGGACGGATATGGTTATGGCCAATCTAGGGCATGCAGGGATTCCGTTTGTTGTGCATGATGAAATTACGGCCAATCCAAAAGATAATGAAGTGGATCTTGGTGTGGAGATCTTTTGCGATGCACAGTGCGATGGAATTGTAGCGGTCGGGGGCGGGAGTCCGATGGATTGCGCCAAGGGTATTGGCGTGGTTGTGGCAAATGGTGGGCGTATTCTCGATTATGAGGGGGTTGATCGCATAGCTATTCCCATGCCGCCTCTGATCTGTGTTCCTACGACGGCAGGGTCTTCGGCCGACGTGTCTCAATTTGCCATCATCACTGATTCCAGGCGCAAAGTTAAAATTGCTGTGATAAGCAAGGCCATTGTCCCTGATTTGGCGTTGATCTGTCCGGCTCCGCTGACGACGATGGATGCAAATCTAACGGCATGTACCGCACTGGATGCCTTGACGCATGCGATTGAAGCGTATGTGTCCAATGCCAGTTCTCCTTTGACGGATGTTCATGCATTGAGTGCTATACGGCGTGTGTGTCAGTTTCTGGTCCCCTGCATTCATGCGCCGGACGATATGTCTTTTCGCTCGGAACTGATGCTGGCCAGCATGGAAGCAGGGATGGCTTTTTCTAATGCCAGCCTGGGTGCCGTTCACGCCATGGCGCACAGTTTGGGCGGAGCAAAGGATTTGCCGCACGGCGCATGCAATGCGCTTTTACTTGAGCATGTTATTCGGGCTAATTTTTCCTACGAGACAGAGAAGTATCGAAGGATTGCACGCGTTATGGGGGTTGATGTGCGACAGGACGATGACGGGATCGCCTGCGACAAGCTTACTGCCGCTATCCATGCATTGCGTCGTTCGGCAGGTGTTTCATCGTCATTAAAGGATTATGGGGTCGAAGAAAAGGATCTGCAGGAACTGGCCAGTCATGCTGCTGCGGATCCCTGTTTAGCGACCAATCCGTTTATGATTACGATAGAGCAACTGAAGGGAATATACCGCAATGCCCTTGGATCCTGA
- a CDS encoding PAS domain-containing protein gives MPLDPDQNREGSFVDANDMSVRRRQIIGLGGTSGRKNYYPELQNKIRQLEQENLERRRAQDELGALKQDLQNILDSMPSLIAVINDECEVLSWNNAAVQMTGIAVSEAVGYSIVALLDMLPPLESMIHTAVRSMRPCAKSKIQGHPSEGTFSYYDVTVYPLESNKTERLVVRIDDVTNQVRMEGMLIQADKMMALGGVAAGMAHEINNPLAGLLQSLQVLSNRLKQPTRKNIDVAEACGTTLYGVHKYAECRGLHELLDNMSEAGKRISSIIRGMLSFGRQDSGVMQLCCITELVDTAVKIAGNDFNFASHYEFKKIHIVREYASDLPLVMCAASNIQQVVLNILKNGAEAMRSDPGNALPRFILRIRRMRNQVVIDIENNGEPMPESIRAHVFEPFFTTKAPQEGTGLGLSVSYFIVSNQHHGALTIDTSPDFGTRFSIALPAGQPVRSSEM, from the coding sequence ATGCCCTTGGATCCTGATCAGAATAGAGAAGGATCATTCGTTGATGCGAATGATATGTCCGTACGGCGTCGTCAAATTATTGGTCTGGGCGGGACATCGGGGAGAAAAAATTATTACCCTGAGTTGCAGAACAAAATTCGTCAGTTAGAGCAGGAAAATCTTGAGCGAAGGCGTGCACAGGATGAACTGGGAGCCTTGAAGCAAGATCTTCAGAATATTTTAGACTCTATGCCGTCTTTGATTGCCGTTATAAATGATGAGTGCGAAGTGCTGAGCTGGAATAATGCGGCGGTTCAAATGACGGGGATTGCTGTGAGTGAAGCCGTGGGCTATTCGATTGTTGCATTACTTGATATGCTTCCGCCGTTGGAATCAATGATACATACAGCCGTTCGGTCGATGCGTCCCTGCGCAAAATCAAAAATTCAGGGTCATCCTTCAGAGGGAACCTTTTCCTACTATGATGTAACGGTTTACCCCTTAGAATCAAATAAGACCGAGCGACTGGTTGTACGCATTGATGATGTAACGAATCAGGTGCGTATGGAGGGTATGCTTATTCAGGCGGACAAGATGATGGCATTGGGCGGGGTGGCGGCGGGAATGGCGCATGAAATCAACAATCCGCTGGCGGGTTTACTGCAGTCGCTTCAGGTGCTGAGCAACAGGTTAAAGCAGCCCACGCGGAAAAACATTGACGTGGCAGAAGCTTGCGGCACGACGCTGTATGGTGTGCATAAATATGCGGAGTGCCGCGGATTGCATGAACTACTGGATAACATGTCCGAGGCAGGCAAGCGTATTTCATCGATCATTCGCGGGATGCTGTCTTTTGGGCGGCAAGATAGCGGTGTTATGCAGCTTTGCTGCATAACAGAATTGGTTGATACGGCCGTAAAAATAGCAGGCAATGATTTTAATTTTGCGTCGCATTATGAATTTAAAAAAATACATATTGTTCGTGAGTATGCATCGGATTTGCCTTTGGTCATGTGTGCGGCATCCAATATTCAACAGGTTGTGCTGAACATATTGAAAAATGGGGCGGAAGCCATGCGTTCGGATCCTGGCAATGCATTGCCGCGTTTTATCCTGCGAATCAGACGCATGCGGAATCAGGTGGTCATTGATATTGAAAATAATGGAGAACCCATGCCGGAATCCATTCGAGCCCATGTTTTTGAGCCTTTCTTTACAACCAAGGCTCCGCAGGAAGGAACCGGGCTGGGATTGTCAGTCAGCTATTTCATTGTCAGCAATCAGCATCATGGCGCGCTGACCATTGATACATCGCCTGATTTTGGTACACGTTTTAGCATTGCGCTGCCTGCTGGTCAGCCTGTGCGATCCTCAGAGATGTAG